Proteins co-encoded in one Ziziphus jujuba cultivar Dongzao chromosome 9, ASM3175591v1 genomic window:
- the LOC107426461 gene encoding myosin-6 isoform X2: MAASVSFVVGSLVWVEDPDAAWLDGEVVAVKGEEIKVLCTSGKTVVVKASNVYPKDAEAPPCGVDDMTKLAYLHEPGVLDNLRSRYDINEIYTYTGNILIAVNPFTRLPHLYDSHMMQQYKGAAFGELSPHPFAVADAAYRLMMNEGISQSILVSGESGAGKTESTKLLMRYLAYMGGRAAAEGRTVEQQVLESNPVLEAFGNAKTVRNNNSSRFGKFVEIQFDRGGRISGAAIRTYLLERSRVCQVSDPERNYHCFYMLCSAPQEDVQKYKLGPPSTFHYLNQSNCYKLDGVDDTKEYIETRRAMDIVGISSAEQDAIFQVVAAILHLGNIEFSKGKEIDSSVPKDEKSWFHLRTAAELLMCDAKALEDSLCKRVIVTRDETITKWLDPDSAVVSRDALAKVVYSRLFDWLVEKINSSIGQDPDSKFLIGVLDIYGFESFKTNSFEQFCINLTNEKLQQHFNQHVFKMEQEEYSKEEIDWSYIEFVDNQDILDLIEKKPGGIIALLDEACMFPRSTHETFAQKLYQTFKNHKRFSKPKLSRTDFTIVHYAGDVTYQTDLFLDKNKDYVIAEHQALLGASKCSFVSGLFPPSAEDSSKTSKFSSIGSRFKQQLQQLLETLSATEPHYIRCVKPNNLLKPAIFENKNVLQQLRCGGVMEAIRISCAGYPTRKTFDEFVDRFGLLAPEVLDGSSDEVAACKSLLEKVGLEGYQIGKTKVFLRAGQMAELDTRRSEVLGKSASIIQRKIRSYLARKSFVLLRRSAIQIQSACRGQLARQVYEGMRREASSLMIQRDWRMYTARKAYREIHCSAVSVQTGMRGMAARNELRFRRQTRAAIIIQSQCRRYLARLHYVEIKKAAITTQCAWRGRVARKELRKLKMAAKETGALQAAKNKLEKQVEELTWRLQLEKRMRSDLEEAKTQENEKLQSALQEMQIQFKETKALLEKGREDARRAAEKVPIIQEIPVIDHEMLEKLNSENEKLKVMVSSLEKKIDETEKKYEEANKISEERLKQALDAESKIIQLKTAMQRLEEKFSDIESENQILRHQSLNTPVKNTSGHPPTHPPTPVTPSMENGHHMIDENRANEPQSTTPVKKFGTESDSKLRRSLIERQHENVDALINCVVKNIGFSQGKPVAAFTIYKCLLHWKSFEAERTSVFDRLIQMIGSEIENQDNFDHMAYWLSNTSALLFLLQRSLKGAAATGATQHRKPPQPTSLFGRMTMGFRSSPSSANLPAPAFEVVRQVEAKYPALLFKQQLTAYVEKIYGIIRDNLKKELSSLLSLCIQAPRTSKGVLRSGRSFGKDSPTSHWQTIIENLSTVLSTLKENFVPPILVQKIFTQTFSYINVQLFNSLLLRRECCTFSNGEYVKAGLAELELWCCQAKEEYAGSSWDELKHIRQAVGFLVIHQKYRISYDEITNDLCPILSVQQLYRICTLYWDDNYNTRSVSGDVISGMRVLMTEDSNNAVSNSFLLDDNSSIPFSVDDLSTAMQEKEFSDVKPADELIEHPAFQFLQD, from the exons ATG GCTGCTAGTGTTAGTTTTGTGGTTGGGTCTCTTGTCTGGGTAGAGGATCCTGATGCAGCTTGGCTAGACGGTGAAGTTGTGGCAGTTAAGGGGGAAGAGATTAAGGTCCTCTGCACTTCGGGGAAAACG GTTGTTGTTAAAGCTTCAAATGTTTATCCCAAAGATGCGGAAGCCCCACCCTGTGGAGTGGATGATATGACGAAGCTGGCTTATTTGCATGAACCAGGAGTTCTAGATAACTTAAGATCAAGATATGATATCAATGAAATATAT ACTTATACAGGGAATATTTTGATTGCTGTGAACCCTTTTACGAGACTACCCCACCTCTATGATAGCCATATGATGCAACAATATAAAGGGGCAGCCTTTGGTGAGCTGAGTCCACATCCTTTTGCCGTTGCAGATGCTGCGTATAg ACTCATGATGAATGAGGGAATTAGTCAGTCAATATTGGTTAGTGGTGAAAGTGGGGCAGGTAAAACAGAAAGCACAAAATTGCTTATGCGCTATCTTGCATACATGGGAGGGAGAGCTGCTGCTGAGGGGAGGACTGTTGAGCAGCAAGTCCTGGAG TCTAACCCTGTTCTTGAAGCATTTGGCAATGCAAAGACTGttagaaataataattcaag TCGTTTTGGTAAATTCGTGGAAATACAATTTGATCGGGGGGGCAGAATCTCGGGAGCTGCCATAAGGACTTATTTGCTTGAAAGATCACGTGTTTGTCAGGTTTCTGATCCCGAGAGAAACTATCACTGTTTCTACATGCTTTGTTCTGCACCACAAGAG GATGTTCAGAAGTACAAATTGGGACCGCCTAGTACATTTCATTATTTGAACCAATCAAATTGCTATAAGTTGGATGGTGTTGATGACACTAAAGAATACATTGAAACAAGAAGAGCAATGGATATCGTTGGAATTAGTTCTGCTGAGCAG GATGCAATATTTCAAGTCGTGGCTGCAATTCTGCATCTTGGTAACATCGAATTTTCAAAAGGGAAGGAAATAGACTCATCTGTGCCAAAAGATGAAAAATCTTGGTTCCACTTGAGAACTGCTGCTGAGCTGCTCAT GTGTGATGCGAAGGCACTAGAAGATTCTCTTTGTAAACGTGTTATCGTCACTCGAGATGAAACAATTACAAAGTGGCTGGATCCAGATTCTGCAGTTGTAAGTAGAGATGCATTGGCTAAAGTTGTGTACTCGAGGTTGTTTGACTG GCTTGTTGAAAAGATTAATAGTTCAATTGGTCAAGACCCTGATTCGAAGTTCCTGATTGGTGTTCTGGATATTTATGGGTTTGAGAGTTTCAAGACAAACAG CTTTGAGCAATTTTGCATCAATTTGACGAATGAGAAACTACAGCAACATTTTAATCAG CACGTTTTCAAAATGGAGCAAGAGGAGTATTCAAAGGAAGAAATTGATTGGAGTTACATTGAATTTGTTGATAATCAAGATATCCTAGACCTCATTGAAAAG AAACCTGGTGGCATAATTGCTCTTCTGGATGAAGCTTG TATGTTTCCAAGATCAACACATGAAACATTTGCCCAAAAGCTGTACCAGACATTCAAAAATCACAAGCGCTTTAGCAAACCAAAATTGTCACGTACTGACTTCACAATTGTACATTATGCTGGTGAT GTCACTTATCAAACTGACTTGTTCTTGGACAAGAACAAAGACTATGTGATTGCTGAGCATCAAGCACTCTTAGGTGCTTCCAAATGCTCCTTTGTGTCAGGATTATTTCCTCCTTCAGCTGAGGATTCATCAAAAACATCAAAGTTCTCTTCAATAGGTTCTCGTTTTaag CAACAACTGCAACAATTGCTTGAAACTCTAAGTGCTACAGAGCCACATTACATTCGCTGCGTGAAACCTAATAACCTTCTTAAACCAGCAATCTTCGAGAACAAAAATGTTCTGCAGCAATTACGATGTGGG GGTGTCATGGAAGCAATCAGGATAAGTTGTGCTGGATATCCTACAAGAAAAACTTTCGATGAATTTGTTGATCGATTTGGTCTTCTTGCACCTGAAGTTTTGGATGGGAG CTCTGATGAAGTGGCAGCATGCAAGAGTCTTCTAGAGAAGGTGGGACTTGAAGGCTATCAG ATTGGCAAAACAAAGGTTTTTCTTAGGGCTGGCCAAATGGCAGAGCTGGATACACGTAGAAGTGAAGTTTTAGGAAAGTCAGCTAGTATTATTCAGAGGAAAATTCGGTCTTACTTGGCTCGGAAAAGTTTTGTCTTGCTGCGTCGGTCTGCAATTCAGATTCAATCTGCTTGTAGAG GACAACTTGCACGGCAAGTTTATGAGGGCATGCGCAGAGAAGCTTCCTCACTGATGATCCAGAGAGATTGGCGCATGTATACTGCTAGAAAAGCCTACAGGGAAATACATTGCTCAGCCGTTTCCGTTCAGACAGGTATGCGTGGTATGGCTGCTCGCAATGAGTTACGCTTCAGGAGGCAAACTCGAGCAGCAATTATCATCCAG AGCCAATGTCGCAGATACTTGGCACGACTGCACTATGTGGAGATAAAGAAAGCAGCAATTACCACACAGTGTGCATGGAGAGGAAGAGTTGCTCGTAAAGAATTGCGGAAGCTTAAGATG GCTGCTAAGGAAACTGGAGCTCTTCAAGCTGcgaaaaataaattggaaaaacaaGTAGAAGAATTGACATGGAGATTACAATTGGAGAAACGCATGAGG TCTGACTTGGAAGAAGCTAAGacacaagaaaatgaaaagctACAGTCTGCTTTGCAAGAGATGCAGATTCAGTTTAAAGAAACCAAGGCACTGCTTGAGAAGGGGCGTGAGGATGCAAGAAGAGCAGCAGAAAAAGTCCCCATTATACAGGAGATTCCAGTTATTGACCATGAAATGTTGGAAAAACTAAACAGTGAAAACGAGAAACTCAAG GTTATGGTGAGTTCActggaaaagaaaattgatgaaACAGAGAAAAAGTATGAAGAGGCTAACAAAATTAGTGAAGAAAGGTTGAAGCAAGCTTTGGATGCTGAATCAAAAATCATTCAGTTAAAGACTGCCATGCAAAG GCTTGAAGAAAAATTTTCTGACATTGAATCTGAAAACCAAATTCTTCGGCATCAATCATTAAACACACCTGTTAAAAATACATCAGGGCATCCACCAACTCATCCGCCAACTCCTGTAACTCCG AGTATGGAAAATGGTCATCACATGATTGACGAGAACAGGGCCAAT GAACCACAAAGTACCACACCAGTCAAGAAGTTTGGCACTGAATCTGATAGCAAGTTGCGGAGATCCCTCATTGAACGTCAACAT GAGAATGTTGATGCTCTTATCAACTGTGTTGTGAAAAACATAGGATTTAGCCAAGGAAAGCCTGTTGCGGCCTTTACCATATACAAATGTCTTCTTCATTGGAAATCTTTTGAGGCTGAAAGAACTAGTGTTTTTGATCGTCTCATTCAGATGATTGGTTCTGAAATTGAG AATCAAGATAACTTTGATCACATGGCTTATTGGTTATCAAACACATCTGCATTATTGTTCTTACTTCAACGAAGTTTGAAGGGTGCTGCTGCCACTGGTGCAACTCAACATCGGAAACCACCCCAGCCAACATCTCTCTTTGGGAGGATGACTATG GGTTTTCGATCATCCCCTTCATCTGCAAACCTTCCTGCACCTGCATTTGAGGTCGTTCGCCAAGTAGAGGCCAAGTACCCAGCATTGCTTTTCAAGCAGCAGTTGACAGCTTACGTGGAAAAAATATACGGAATCATTCGAGATAACTTGAAGAAGGAGTTGTCATCATTGCTTTCATTATGTATCCAG GCACCAAGAACCTCCAAAGGAGTACTAAGATCTGGGCGCTCGTTTGGGAAGGATTCTCCTACCAGTCACTGGCAGACCATTATTGAAAACCTTAGCACTGTCCTTAGcacattgaaagaaaatttt GTGCCTCCTATTCTTGTCCAGAAGATCTTCACCCAGACTTTCTCATATATTAATGTGCAGCTCTTCAATAG TCTTCTTCTACGGCGTGAATGTTGTACATTCAGCAATGGAGAGTATGTGAAAGCTGGACTAGCTGAGTTGGAACTCTGGTGCTGCCAGGCAAAAGAAGag TATGCAGGTTCTTCTTGGGATGAACTAAAGCATATAAGGCAGGCTGTTGGCTTCTTG GTTATACATCAGAAGTATAGAATTTCGTATGATGAAATCACCAATGATCTGTGCCCT ATCCTTAGTGTTCAGCAACTGTATAGAATATGCACTCTGTACTGGGATGACAACTATAATACACGAAGTGTATCTGGAGAT gTCATTTCTGGTATGAGAGTACTCATGACAGAGGACTCCAACAATGCTGTTAGCAATTCCTTTTTGTTGGATGACAATTCTAG CATTCCCTTCTCGGTGGATGACCTGTCCACTGCAATGCAAGAGAAGGAATTCTCAGATGTCAAACCAGCAGATGAACTCATTGAGCATCCAGCCTTCCAATTTTTACAAGACTAA
- the LOC107426461 gene encoding myosin-6 isoform X1: MAASVSFVVGSLVWVEDPDAAWLDGEVVAVKGEEIKVLCTSGKTVVVKASNVYPKDAEAPPCGVDDMTKLAYLHEPGVLDNLRSRYDINEIYTYTGNILIAVNPFTRLPHLYDSHMMQQYKGAAFGELSPHPFAVADAAYRLMMNEGISQSILVSGESGAGKTESTKLLMRYLAYMGGRAAAEGRTVEQQVLESNPVLEAFGNAKTVRNNNSSRFGKFVEIQFDRGGRISGAAIRTYLLERSRVCQVSDPERNYHCFYMLCSAPQEDVQKYKLGPPSTFHYLNQSNCYKLDGVDDTKEYIETRRAMDIVGISSAEQDAIFQVVAAILHLGNIEFSKGKEIDSSVPKDEKSWFHLRTAAELLMCDAKALEDSLCKRVIVTRDETITKWLDPDSAVVSRDALAKVVYSRLFDWLVEKINSSIGQDPDSKFLIGVLDIYGFESFKTNSFEQFCINLTNEKLQQHFNQHVFKMEQEEYSKEEIDWSYIEFVDNQDILDLIEKKPGGIIALLDEACMFPRSTHETFAQKLYQTFKNHKRFSKPKLSRTDFTIVHYAGDVTYQTDLFLDKNKDYVIAEHQALLGASKCSFVSGLFPPSAEDSSKTSKFSSIGSRFKQQLQQLLETLSATEPHYIRCVKPNNLLKPAIFENKNVLQQLRCGGVMEAIRISCAGYPTRKTFDEFVDRFGLLAPEVLDGSSDEVAACKSLLEKVGLEGYQIGKTKVFLRAGQMAELDTRRSEVLGKSASIIQRKIRSYLARKSFVLLRRSAIQIQSACRGQLARQVYEGMRREASSLMIQRDWRMYTARKAYREIHCSAVSVQTGMRGMAARNELRFRRQTRAAIIIQSQCRRYLARLHYVEIKKAAITTQCAWRGRVARKELRKLKMAAKETGALQAAKNKLEKQVEELTWRLQLEKRMRSDLEEAKTQENEKLQSALQEMQIQFKETKALLEKGREDARRAAEKVPIIQEIPVIDHEMLEKLNSENEKLKVMVSSLEKKIDETEKKYEEANKISEERLKQALDAESKIIQLKTAMQRLEEKFSDIESENQILRHQSLNTPVKNTSGHPPTHPPTPVTPSMENGHHMIDENRANNLQEPQSTTPVKKFGTESDSKLRRSLIERQHENVDALINCVVKNIGFSQGKPVAAFTIYKCLLHWKSFEAERTSVFDRLIQMIGSEIENQDNFDHMAYWLSNTSALLFLLQRSLKGAAATGATQHRKPPQPTSLFGRMTMGFRSSPSSANLPAPAFEVVRQVEAKYPALLFKQQLTAYVEKIYGIIRDNLKKELSSLLSLCIQAPRTSKGVLRSGRSFGKDSPTSHWQTIIENLSTVLSTLKENFVPPILVQKIFTQTFSYINVQLFNSLLLRRECCTFSNGEYVKAGLAELELWCCQAKEEYAGSSWDELKHIRQAVGFLVIHQKYRISYDEITNDLCPILSVQQLYRICTLYWDDNYNTRSVSGDVISGMRVLMTEDSNNAVSNSFLLDDNSSIPFSVDDLSTAMQEKEFSDVKPADELIEHPAFQFLQD; this comes from the exons ATG GCTGCTAGTGTTAGTTTTGTGGTTGGGTCTCTTGTCTGGGTAGAGGATCCTGATGCAGCTTGGCTAGACGGTGAAGTTGTGGCAGTTAAGGGGGAAGAGATTAAGGTCCTCTGCACTTCGGGGAAAACG GTTGTTGTTAAAGCTTCAAATGTTTATCCCAAAGATGCGGAAGCCCCACCCTGTGGAGTGGATGATATGACGAAGCTGGCTTATTTGCATGAACCAGGAGTTCTAGATAACTTAAGATCAAGATATGATATCAATGAAATATAT ACTTATACAGGGAATATTTTGATTGCTGTGAACCCTTTTACGAGACTACCCCACCTCTATGATAGCCATATGATGCAACAATATAAAGGGGCAGCCTTTGGTGAGCTGAGTCCACATCCTTTTGCCGTTGCAGATGCTGCGTATAg ACTCATGATGAATGAGGGAATTAGTCAGTCAATATTGGTTAGTGGTGAAAGTGGGGCAGGTAAAACAGAAAGCACAAAATTGCTTATGCGCTATCTTGCATACATGGGAGGGAGAGCTGCTGCTGAGGGGAGGACTGTTGAGCAGCAAGTCCTGGAG TCTAACCCTGTTCTTGAAGCATTTGGCAATGCAAAGACTGttagaaataataattcaag TCGTTTTGGTAAATTCGTGGAAATACAATTTGATCGGGGGGGCAGAATCTCGGGAGCTGCCATAAGGACTTATTTGCTTGAAAGATCACGTGTTTGTCAGGTTTCTGATCCCGAGAGAAACTATCACTGTTTCTACATGCTTTGTTCTGCACCACAAGAG GATGTTCAGAAGTACAAATTGGGACCGCCTAGTACATTTCATTATTTGAACCAATCAAATTGCTATAAGTTGGATGGTGTTGATGACACTAAAGAATACATTGAAACAAGAAGAGCAATGGATATCGTTGGAATTAGTTCTGCTGAGCAG GATGCAATATTTCAAGTCGTGGCTGCAATTCTGCATCTTGGTAACATCGAATTTTCAAAAGGGAAGGAAATAGACTCATCTGTGCCAAAAGATGAAAAATCTTGGTTCCACTTGAGAACTGCTGCTGAGCTGCTCAT GTGTGATGCGAAGGCACTAGAAGATTCTCTTTGTAAACGTGTTATCGTCACTCGAGATGAAACAATTACAAAGTGGCTGGATCCAGATTCTGCAGTTGTAAGTAGAGATGCATTGGCTAAAGTTGTGTACTCGAGGTTGTTTGACTG GCTTGTTGAAAAGATTAATAGTTCAATTGGTCAAGACCCTGATTCGAAGTTCCTGATTGGTGTTCTGGATATTTATGGGTTTGAGAGTTTCAAGACAAACAG CTTTGAGCAATTTTGCATCAATTTGACGAATGAGAAACTACAGCAACATTTTAATCAG CACGTTTTCAAAATGGAGCAAGAGGAGTATTCAAAGGAAGAAATTGATTGGAGTTACATTGAATTTGTTGATAATCAAGATATCCTAGACCTCATTGAAAAG AAACCTGGTGGCATAATTGCTCTTCTGGATGAAGCTTG TATGTTTCCAAGATCAACACATGAAACATTTGCCCAAAAGCTGTACCAGACATTCAAAAATCACAAGCGCTTTAGCAAACCAAAATTGTCACGTACTGACTTCACAATTGTACATTATGCTGGTGAT GTCACTTATCAAACTGACTTGTTCTTGGACAAGAACAAAGACTATGTGATTGCTGAGCATCAAGCACTCTTAGGTGCTTCCAAATGCTCCTTTGTGTCAGGATTATTTCCTCCTTCAGCTGAGGATTCATCAAAAACATCAAAGTTCTCTTCAATAGGTTCTCGTTTTaag CAACAACTGCAACAATTGCTTGAAACTCTAAGTGCTACAGAGCCACATTACATTCGCTGCGTGAAACCTAATAACCTTCTTAAACCAGCAATCTTCGAGAACAAAAATGTTCTGCAGCAATTACGATGTGGG GGTGTCATGGAAGCAATCAGGATAAGTTGTGCTGGATATCCTACAAGAAAAACTTTCGATGAATTTGTTGATCGATTTGGTCTTCTTGCACCTGAAGTTTTGGATGGGAG CTCTGATGAAGTGGCAGCATGCAAGAGTCTTCTAGAGAAGGTGGGACTTGAAGGCTATCAG ATTGGCAAAACAAAGGTTTTTCTTAGGGCTGGCCAAATGGCAGAGCTGGATACACGTAGAAGTGAAGTTTTAGGAAAGTCAGCTAGTATTATTCAGAGGAAAATTCGGTCTTACTTGGCTCGGAAAAGTTTTGTCTTGCTGCGTCGGTCTGCAATTCAGATTCAATCTGCTTGTAGAG GACAACTTGCACGGCAAGTTTATGAGGGCATGCGCAGAGAAGCTTCCTCACTGATGATCCAGAGAGATTGGCGCATGTATACTGCTAGAAAAGCCTACAGGGAAATACATTGCTCAGCCGTTTCCGTTCAGACAGGTATGCGTGGTATGGCTGCTCGCAATGAGTTACGCTTCAGGAGGCAAACTCGAGCAGCAATTATCATCCAG AGCCAATGTCGCAGATACTTGGCACGACTGCACTATGTGGAGATAAAGAAAGCAGCAATTACCACACAGTGTGCATGGAGAGGAAGAGTTGCTCGTAAAGAATTGCGGAAGCTTAAGATG GCTGCTAAGGAAACTGGAGCTCTTCAAGCTGcgaaaaataaattggaaaaacaaGTAGAAGAATTGACATGGAGATTACAATTGGAGAAACGCATGAGG TCTGACTTGGAAGAAGCTAAGacacaagaaaatgaaaagctACAGTCTGCTTTGCAAGAGATGCAGATTCAGTTTAAAGAAACCAAGGCACTGCTTGAGAAGGGGCGTGAGGATGCAAGAAGAGCAGCAGAAAAAGTCCCCATTATACAGGAGATTCCAGTTATTGACCATGAAATGTTGGAAAAACTAAACAGTGAAAACGAGAAACTCAAG GTTATGGTGAGTTCActggaaaagaaaattgatgaaACAGAGAAAAAGTATGAAGAGGCTAACAAAATTAGTGAAGAAAGGTTGAAGCAAGCTTTGGATGCTGAATCAAAAATCATTCAGTTAAAGACTGCCATGCAAAG GCTTGAAGAAAAATTTTCTGACATTGAATCTGAAAACCAAATTCTTCGGCATCAATCATTAAACACACCTGTTAAAAATACATCAGGGCATCCACCAACTCATCCGCCAACTCCTGTAACTCCG AGTATGGAAAATGGTCATCACATGATTGACGAGAACAGGGCCAAT AATCTGCAGGAACCACAAAGTACCACACCAGTCAAGAAGTTTGGCACTGAATCTGATAGCAAGTTGCGGAGATCCCTCATTGAACGTCAACAT GAGAATGTTGATGCTCTTATCAACTGTGTTGTGAAAAACATAGGATTTAGCCAAGGAAAGCCTGTTGCGGCCTTTACCATATACAAATGTCTTCTTCATTGGAAATCTTTTGAGGCTGAAAGAACTAGTGTTTTTGATCGTCTCATTCAGATGATTGGTTCTGAAATTGAG AATCAAGATAACTTTGATCACATGGCTTATTGGTTATCAAACACATCTGCATTATTGTTCTTACTTCAACGAAGTTTGAAGGGTGCTGCTGCCACTGGTGCAACTCAACATCGGAAACCACCCCAGCCAACATCTCTCTTTGGGAGGATGACTATG GGTTTTCGATCATCCCCTTCATCTGCAAACCTTCCTGCACCTGCATTTGAGGTCGTTCGCCAAGTAGAGGCCAAGTACCCAGCATTGCTTTTCAAGCAGCAGTTGACAGCTTACGTGGAAAAAATATACGGAATCATTCGAGATAACTTGAAGAAGGAGTTGTCATCATTGCTTTCATTATGTATCCAG GCACCAAGAACCTCCAAAGGAGTACTAAGATCTGGGCGCTCGTTTGGGAAGGATTCTCCTACCAGTCACTGGCAGACCATTATTGAAAACCTTAGCACTGTCCTTAGcacattgaaagaaaatttt GTGCCTCCTATTCTTGTCCAGAAGATCTTCACCCAGACTTTCTCATATATTAATGTGCAGCTCTTCAATAG TCTTCTTCTACGGCGTGAATGTTGTACATTCAGCAATGGAGAGTATGTGAAAGCTGGACTAGCTGAGTTGGAACTCTGGTGCTGCCAGGCAAAAGAAGag TATGCAGGTTCTTCTTGGGATGAACTAAAGCATATAAGGCAGGCTGTTGGCTTCTTG GTTATACATCAGAAGTATAGAATTTCGTATGATGAAATCACCAATGATCTGTGCCCT ATCCTTAGTGTTCAGCAACTGTATAGAATATGCACTCTGTACTGGGATGACAACTATAATACACGAAGTGTATCTGGAGAT gTCATTTCTGGTATGAGAGTACTCATGACAGAGGACTCCAACAATGCTGTTAGCAATTCCTTTTTGTTGGATGACAATTCTAG CATTCCCTTCTCGGTGGATGACCTGTCCACTGCAATGCAAGAGAAGGAATTCTCAGATGTCAAACCAGCAGATGAACTCATTGAGCATCCAGCCTTCCAATTTTTACAAGACTAA